From the genome of Spinacia oleracea cultivar Varoflay chromosome 2, BTI_SOV_V1, whole genome shotgun sequence, one region includes:
- the LOC110789415 gene encoding codeine O-demethylase — MAQNGEEIIMGEKYKYCKDGYYQPLENSIAYMEPLLIDYSILISSSSSQEAKDELQKFKNALSSWGCFQLINHGIPRSLVDEIREVSRKFFGFPMEEKQKYAMLPEGTNGYEGGAVTKPTSKDQVLDWNEGINLTLFPEDRRQLHFWPENPPNFKKVFHEYSTRLTTIFDVLFELVVQSLNVDEEKFTNQYGKNKEINVRLNFYPKCPGIKQVLGLKPHADFSALTLLLQDEEGLQVLKDDQWFMVPVIPHALFLNLGDPVEIMSNGIYKSAVHRVVADTEKERLSIAAFWDSDRGKDIGPLDELVTDDRPQLYQRVSLKDYITKFVDYYQSGKRPISSLKF, encoded by the exons ATGGCACAAAATGGTGAAGAAATAATAATGGGAGAAAAATACAAATATTGCAAAGATGGTTATTATCAACCACTTGAGAATTCAATTGCATATATGGAACCTCTCCTCATTGATTATTCCATCCTTATCTCCTCCTCTTCATCACAAGAAGCAAAAGATGAGCTTCAAAAGTTCAAAAATGCTCTCTCTTCTTGGGGCTGTTTCCAG TTGATAAACCATGGAATACCAAGATCATTAGTTGATGAGATAAGAGAAGTATCTAGAAAGTTCTTTGGATTTCCAATGGAAGAGAAGCAGAAATATGCAATGTTACCAGAAGGTACAAATGGGTATGAAGGTGGAGCTGTTACTAAACCTACTTCTAAAGACCAAGTTCTTGATTGGAATGAAGGGATTAATCTTACTCTCTTTCCTGAAGACCGACGTCAGCTTCATTTTTGGCCTGAAAATCCTCCTAATTTCAA GAAGGTGTTCCATGAATACTCAACAAGGTTAACAACCATCTTTGACGTCCTCTTCGAGCTGGTGGTTCAGTCGTTGAACGTGGACGAGGAAAAATTTACTAATCAGTAcgggaaaaataaagaaattaatgTAAGATTGAATTTTTACCCAAAATGTCCAGGCATTAAACAAGTTCTTGGGTTGAAGCCACACGCAGATTTTTCAGCATTGACATTACTCTTGCAAGACGAGGAAGGACTTCAAGTCCTGAAAGATGATCAATGGTTCATGGTTCCGGTCATTCCTCATGCTCTGTTTCTCAACCTCGGCGATCCAGTTGAG ATAATGAGCAACGGTATCTACAAGAGTGCGGTACATAGAGTCGTGGCAGATACAGAGAAAGAAAGACTCTCAATTGCTGCATTTTGGGATAGCGATAGGGGTAAGGATATCGGACCGTTAGATGAGCTCGTAACAGATGATCGTCCACAACTTTACCAAAGGGTGTCACTCAAAGATTATATCACTAAATTTGTAGATTACTACCAATCTGGGAAGAGACCGATCAGTTctttgaaattttaa